The DNA segment GGGATCGAGGCGTATTGCTGTCCGGGGGGCAACGCCAACGTATTGCCATTGCTCGGGCCTTGCTCAAGGATGCGCCCCTGTTGATTCTGGATGAGGCTACATCGGCACTGGACACCGAATCGGAACGTCATATCCAGCGGGCTCTGGCCCGACTAATGGAAAACCGGACCACCTTTGTCATTGCCCATCGTCTGTCTACCATCGAGAACGCCGATCGCATCCTGGTATTGGATCAGGGGCGTATCGTGGAGGCGGGCAGCCACAGTGAACTGCTGACAAAGGGCGGCCACTACGCCATGCTGCATCGCATGCAGTTCGAGGAATAATACCAAGTCATGGGGACCGGACTGCGCCCAAGACTGGAAGCTTGGCTGAATCGCCGCTGGTACGGTGACCGCAGGCCGGAATGGCCTCTGCGGCTGCTGGCCCGTCTGCAAGGGTGTTTGGTGGACGTGAACCGACGCCGCGCCGAAGGGGCCTGGCAGGCGCCTGTGCCGGTGGTGGTGGTGGGCAACCTCACCGCCGGCGGAAGCGGCAAGACGCCCCTGGTGGCCTGGCTCGCCAGCCAGCTGAAAGCGCGTGGGCTGAGGGTTGGTATCGTCAGCCGGGGGTATGGTCGCCGTCGGCAAGACCTGCGCCTGCTGGGGGAGGATGACGACTGGCGAAGCGGGGGAGACGAGCCTCTGTTGCTGCACCACCTGACAGCCTCTCCAGTGGCGGTGGGCCGGGATCGTGTGGCCGCTTGCCAGTTGTTGCTTGCCCACCATTCCATCGATCTTATTCTCAGCGACGATGGCCTGCAGCATTACCGTCTTCATCGAGACCGGGAGCTGCTTGTCATCGACCGCAGTCGGGGGTTTGGGAATGGGCGATTGCTGCCTGCCGGCCCCCTTCGGGAACCGGTGGACCGGGCCCGCCTGGTGGACTGGACAATCTGGAGCGGGGGCGTGCCCGCCGGCGAGACGGGCCTTGCTATGACCCTGTCGGTGGATGAGGCGGTTCGTCTTGCCGACGGTAGCAGTCGGCCGCTCGGCGCCTTTGCGCCTGGTCCGGTTCGGGCGGTAGCGGGAATCGGTGACCCCGCCCGTTTTTTTGATAGTCTGGAGGCGTATGGCCTGAAACTGTTCCGGGAAACGCCGGGCGACCATGGGCAATGGCAGCCCGGGGAAGAGGACTACCTGCCGGTCTTAATGACCGACAAGGACGCCATTAAACTGCATGGGCAGTCCCAGGGGGACTGGTGGCGGGTGCCGCTCAAGGCCCGAGTGAGTCCTTCAGAGGCATTGCTGGACGATATTCAGTCATTGATTTCGAATGAGGAAACACCATGAGTGTGGATCGCAAGACCCTGGAGCTACTGGTTTGCCCGGTCTGCAAGGGGAAGCTGATTTATCAACGAGGGGATGAGGAGCTGATCTGCAAGGCGGATCGCCTGGCGTTTCCGGTTCGGGACGGGATTCCGGTGATGCTGGAAGAAGAGGCGAGAAGTATCAGTCTTGAGGAGAGGGACGCGCTGAAATGAGTTTCAAGGTGGTCATTCCGGCTCGCTATAGTTCCATCCGGTTTCCGGGCAAGCCTCTGACGCGGATTGCGGGCGAGCCTATGGTTCGTCATGTCTGGCAACGGGCGGTGGATGCCGGGGCCGAGTCGGTGATTATTGCAACCGATGATCACAGTATACGAACTCATTGCGAGCAATTCGGCGCCCGGGTTTGCATGACCAGCCCCGCGGCTTCATCGGGAACGGACCGGGTGGCGGAAGTGGTTTCCCAACTGGGATGGCCGGATGAGGATGTAGTGGTCAATCTTCAGGGGGATGAGCCCTTGATGCCCGTGTCTGCCATTCGTGATGTGGCGGATCAGTTGCTCAACGAAGCCTCGGCGGATATCGGTACCCTTTGCTGGCCTATCGATACGGCTGAAGAGCTGATGAACCCTAATGTGGTGAAGGTGGTGGTGGCTCGTAGCGGTTCGGCCCTCTACTTCAGCCGTGCACCCATCCCCTGGAACCGCGATGAGCCGGTCAACCGTCATGCCGGTGACGGGGCGGCCCCTCGGGCCGTGTACCGACATATTGGTCTGTATAGCTATCGGGCAGGGGTCCTGGCCCGCCTGGCCAATGAACCGCCTTGTGAGCTTGAACAGATTGAACAGCTGGAGCAGCTCCGGGCTCTATGGATTGGACTGCGTATCCAGGTGAGACAGGCCGGGGAGATGCCGGGGCCGGGCGTGGATACGCCGGAAGATGCGGAGCGGGTGGAGCAGCTCTTGAATGATGCCGAAGCCGGCTGAGCGGATTGGCTTGGCGCCTATTGATGGGGCGGGTCCAGAACTTCCATATTATTGAGCTCAGGGTTTAGGCCCTCGCCTCGGGGGTTCTTGATGCCGAGACCCAGTACATCGGGCAGGGCACGCACTGGTTCACCATGGGCATTACTGAGCACCCGTTCGCTGTCATCAGCGGCCTGGAGTACGATCTCCATCTCTTCATCCAGCACTTCGATGATGTGCCATTCATGATTGAGATAACGCACTCGGCGGCCGATCAGCGCTTCCAGTTCCTCGATTGAAGGGATTTTGTCCATAATGCTCGCATGATGGCCTGTGTCCGGCCTATGGTCGCGCTAAACTCCATCGCTGGCAAGGGCTTTGCATTTGGATGATGGCTGAGGAAAACTGAAATGAGCAAACGTATCTTGTTTGTCTGCATGGGCAATATTTGCCGTTCACCAACGGCGGAGGCGGTTTTCCGTCATCGTCTCACGGCCCATGGTCATGCCTTGTCGCTGGTGATCGATTCGGCCGGCACCCATGGCTACCATGTGGGGCATCCGCCGGATGGGCGGGCTGTTGAGGCGGCAGCCCGCCGCGGGGTGTCGCTGGAAGGTATTACCGCCCGCCGGGTGGAGGAGGGGGATTTTCACCGTTTTGATTTGATCCTCTGTGCCGATGAATCCAATCTGCGCATGCTCGAAGAAATGCAGCCACCGGGCAGTCCTGCGCGCCTGCAGTTGCTACTGGAATTCGCCGATAGTTCGGAAAGGGAAGTTCCGGATCCCTATTATGGTGGCGACAAGGGCTTTGAGAAGGTGCTGGACCTGATTGAGTCAGCTTGTGATGGCCTGATCCACCGACTGGCTTCCAGCAGTCGGTGATCAACTTTCTCTAGCAATCCGAACGAAGCCCAAGCCAACTCATCTCCTCCACAAAAAAAAGGCCGGTCATCGACCGGCCTTTTTTGTTATGGCTTATCGTGAATGGCTAGTCCCTGGAATCATCATCATTCTTGTGATTGTCACCATTGACGGATTCGGGCCGTTGCGGCTCCCGGGGTTTTTCTTGGGAATCTACCGGACGTCCCTGGCCCTGATCGGGGTTGCCTTTTCCGGATTCTGCCTTGCCGGCATTGTCATCGGATTGCTTGTCAGTGGCCGGGGCACTGTCGCGCTTTTCTTCACGCGGCTTGTTCCGCTGAGCTGGCGGCTCATCGGCCGTCGGCGTCCGATCGGCTACGGATTCCGATTTTGGCTTATTCTCCGGGGCTTGCTCCCGCGTCGGGCGTGCCTCCTGCTCTGGACCCGTGGCGGGCGAGGGTGTCTGAGTATCGGGCTGACCCCGTTCCTGGGATTTCAGGTTTTCCTTTTGCTGGGCCTCATAGGCGCGCTTGGTTTCTTCCAGGCGAGCCGCACGGGCCGCACTCAGGCGGCTTTCTTCCGCGTTGGTACCTTGATTGGGTCCTGACTCGGCGGGTTGATGTCGTTCCGGGCCATTGCCAGCGGTATTTGAGTCGCCACGGCTCTGGGCCTGGGATTGATCCCGTGCGGGTTTTTCAGCGGCCCGGTTCTGGTCTCGGTTCTGGTCTCGGTTCTGGTCTCGGTTCTGGTCTCGGTTCTGGTCTCGGTTCTGGTCTCGGTTCTGGTCTCGGTTCTGGTCCCGGTTCTGGTCCCGGTTCTGGTCCCGGTTCTGGTCCCGGTCCTGGCCCTGGCCCTGGCCCTGGCCCTGGTCCCGGTTTCGCTGACCACCGCGACGCCGACGGCCGCCGCGGCGGCCACGCCGGGTGCTTCGGCCGCCGCGACCGTCACCACTCTTGCGTTGTTCATCGTCCTGGCGCTGCTCCGGCTTGCCATCGGTTTTCGAGACTTGACCGTCCGCATCGTCGCTCTTGCCTTTCTGCGGTTGGGCATCCTGAGGTTTGTTCTGGCGCTTGTCCGGGCCTGGCTTGTTGCCACTGGGCCTTGTCTGGCGGTCCCCGCCGTCTTCACGGTTGCCTCCACGGCGGCGACGGCCTCGGCCCCGACGGCCACGTCGGTTGCCACTGCCATCCGAGCGGCGCTTGTCACCGTCCTCGCGACGAGGCTCTCCTCGTTGCCCCCGCTGACGACGGGGCTGACGTTTGGACTTGTCTTGCTGCTCATCCCCGCTGCTGAACAGCCATTGCCACAGGCGGACCAGTAGCCCCGGCCCCTGGGGCGCTGCAACGGCCGTGGGTTTGGTTTTCTCACCATCGGCCGGGGTAGGGGCCGGACTGTCCGGTGCGATGCTCTTCACCGCCGGCGTTTCGCCCGAGGCGACCTTGCGGATTTCTCCCCGCTGATGGGGTTTCTTGATTTCTTCCTGTTCCTCGAAACGGATCTGGTAGCTGGCAGAGCTTTGACTGAGTTCGGTGACCTCGTCATGCCGCATTCTGTGGATGGTGTAGTCCGGGGTTTCCAGTTGCCGGTCCGGCACCAGCACCAGTTCTACCTTGCAGCGTTGTTCCACCTCGGCAATACGCTCCCGTTTCTCATTGAGCAGGTAGGTGCCAACGTCCACCGGCAACTGGGCTACCACCCGTGCCGTATTCTCCTTCATCGCCTCTTCTTCCAGGATGCGGAGAATGGACAGCGCCAAGGAGTCCACGCTGCGGATCCGGCCTTCGCCCTTGCAGCGCGGGCAGATTTCCTGGCTCGATTCACCCAGTGACGGTTGCAGACGTTGGCGGGACATTTCCAACAGCCCGAAGCGGGAAATGCGGCTGACTTGGACCCGGGCCCGGTCCATCTTCAAAGCATCACGAAGGCGTTGCTCCACATCCTTCTGGTGTTTGACGGGGCCCATATCGATGAAGTCGATCACCACCAGACCACCCATGTCGCGGATTCGCAGTTGACGCGCGATTTCGTCGGCGGCCTCGAGATTGGTGTTCAGCGCTGTCTCCTCGATATCGCCCCCCTTGGTGGCGCGAGCCGAGTTGATATCGATGGCAGTCAGGGCTTCGGTGTGGTCCAGCACCACCGAACCACCGGATGGCAGGCGCACCTCCCGGGTAAAGGCCGATTCGATCTGGCTTTCAATCTGATAGCGGGTGAACAGGGGAACGTCATCGTCGTAATGCTTGAGCTTGTCCAGGTTGTGGGGCATGACCTGGGCCATGAAGTTATGCGCTTCCTGGTAGATTTCGGGGCTGTCCACCAGGATTTCACCAACGTCCGTACGCAAATAATCACGGATGCAGCGGATAATGACATTGCTTTCCTGGTAAATCAGGAAGGGGGCCTTCTTTTCTTCCGCCGCCTGTTCAATGGCGCGCCAGACCTGGAGCAGATAATCCAGGTCCCATTGCAATTCCTCGGTGCTGCGACCGACACCCGCCGTACGAACGATCACCCCCATGCCTTCGGGGATGTTCATTTCACTCATGGCCTTGCGCACTTCCGCCCGGTCGTCCCCTTCGATGCGGCGGGAAACGCCACCGGCCCGGGGATTATTGGGCATGAGCACCAGGAAACGGCCCGCCAGACTGATGAAAGTGGTCAGGGCGGCGCCCTTGTTGCCGCGTTCTTCCTTGTCCACCTGGACCACCACTTCCTGACCTTCCTGAATGGCGTCCTTGATGTTGACTCGGCCAGGATTGTCTCCGGTTTCGCCCTTGAAGTAGCCGCGGGCAATTTCCTTGAGAGGGAGAAAACCGTGCCGCTGGGCGCCGAAATCGACGAAGGCGGCTTCCAGGCTGGGTTCCACCCGGGTGACCTTGCCCTTGTAGACATTGGCCTTTTTCTGTTCCCGGGAAAGGACTTCGATATCCAGGTCGTAGAGGCGTTGGCCGTCCACCATGGCCACGCGCAACTCTTCCGGTTGAGTTGCGTTAATTAGCATTCTTTTCATGAAAAAATCCCGCTAGCGCTCAACCGGCAGCTGGCAGGGTCTGGGAAGGCCGTTGTCGTGGACAGGTCTCATCTTAGCCACGGAAACAGAATGAATCCGTGCCGCACGGGCGCCGCCCGCTTTCGGCGGCTGCCTGAAATCCTGCCATTCATCACTCGGCGCTTCCAGACCACGCTGCTGCGTGGGAGCGCATTTCCAAGTCGCCCATCCGCGGTACATACCGCCGGAGGGTCGAGCGATGAAAACATATGGAGCCCCGGCATGTTCTCGCCGGCCTGGCTCCCCCTGAACTCTGTTCGCAGAGTTATCCTTCTTTCTCTTCACTGCTGCGCAGTCTTGTCATGTCTGCGTCCGGATTCACCCGGTTGGTCTCCTGCATTCCGGCGTGCCGCTTGGCAGGGTTGTGCCGGCCAGGGCCCAGGATTTGGGCGGGGCGAACCTCTCCGGTAATATATCAGCGATACCCGCCTGACTCAATCAGCGCAATTCCCGGGAGTATTTCATGACAGATGGCCCGCGTCTCGTGGAGGCCGGCGAGGATGATGCCGGGCAGCGGATCGACAACTATTTGCGCCGGATTCTAAAGGGCGTGCCCAAGGGGCTGGTTTACCGACTGCTCCGCACCGGTCAGGTTCGGGTCAACAAGCGTCGAACCAAGCCCCACTACAAGCTGGTCAGCGGCGATCAGATCCGTATCCCGCCGGTGAGCGGCCGGGCCAGCCGGGCGGGAAAGGTCCCGGAGCGGCTGCAGCATCGCCTGCAACGCCGGATTCTATACGAGGATGACCGCCTGATCGTGCTGAACAAGCCTGCCGGTGTGCCGGTACACGGGGGCAGTGGTCTGCATTTCGGCCTCATAGACGGCCTGCGCCAGGCCCGGCCGGACAGTCATTATCTGGAGCTGGTCCACCGCCTGGACCGGGAGACCAGTGGCTGTCTGCTGATCGCCAAGCGGCGTTCCACGTTACGTCGTCTGCACGCGGCCCTGCGGGAGAATCAGGTCAAAAAGACCTATCAGGCGCTTGTCTTCGGTCACTGGGAGGCGGCCGAGTCGGTGCGGGCTCCGCTCCAGCGGAGCGCCCGAGACAGTGGTGAAAACCGTATGTACGTGAGCGAAACGGGCAAGGCCTCGCGGACCGATTTCCGGCCCCTGGCCCATTTTCCAGGCTGGACCCTGGTGGAGGCCCGTCTGCATACGGGGCGGACCCATCAGGTCCGGGTTCATGCCGCCCATCGCGGGCACCCGCTGGCAGCGGATAATCGTTATGGCCATGCCGAGGCAGACCGGGCGAGTCAGGCCCTGGGCCTAAAGCGCCTTTTCCTGCATGCCTCCGCCCTGAGTTTCCAGCATCCCGATCGTGAGGGTCAGGTGGTTTCGGTGGAGGCGCCCCTGGATGATGACCTAGCCTCGGTCCTGGCGCAGCTGAAATCGGGGCAGGGCGGCGAATGAAGCTCGAGCAATTGCAGCTGGTGATCTTCGACTGGGATGGCACCCTGATGGACTCCACCGGCCATATTGTTGCCTCCATACAGGCTGCGGCCCAGGACCTGGGTCTGTCGCCGCCTTCTGAAGCCAAGGCCCGATCTGTCATCGGACTGAGTCTCGATCGGGCCCTGTCCACTGCCATGCCCGGGCTTTCTCCAGAGACGGCGCGGGCTTTCGCCTTGGCCTACCGGGAACGCTATCTGGCTGAAGACCGGGATGAGGGCGCCTTGTATCCGGGGGCCGGGGCATTGCTGGATCAGCTGGATGCGGCCGGGCTCTGGTCCGCGGTGGCCACCGGCAAGGGACGGGTGGGGCTGGATCGGGCCATGCGGGAGATGGGCGTGGAGGCGCGGTTTGTGGTCACCCGTTGTGCCGACGAGTCCCGTTCCAAGCCGCATCCGCAAATGCTGGAGGATATTCTGACTTTCACCGGCCTGGAAGCCACTCAGGCGTTGATGGTGGGGGATACCAGCTACGATCTGGATATGGCCCGGGCCCTGAACATGCCGGCGGTGGCGGTTTGTGAAGGCGCCCATGAGCCTAAACGGCTTCGGGAAAGCCGGCCCATGGCGCTGTTGGATCATGTGGGCCAGCTGGCGGACTGGCTGGGCATATAGCCGGGCTGCGTGATCATTGGAGGGGGTCGAAGCCCAGGCTGCGCAGCCCCCGGGCCACCGCAATCAGGGGCAAGCCGATCAAGGCCGTGGGATCCTGGTTATCGATGGCTTCAAATAGGTTGATTCCCAACCCTTCGCAACGAAAGCCGCCGGCACAGTCCAGTGCCGGCTCGCGTTGCAGGTAACGCTTGGCTGTTTCGGCCGAAAAATCCCGAAAGTGGACGCGGGTGAGGTCACGATAATTGAAGGACTGTCCGGAAACGGTATCCAGCATATGCAGGCCAGTGTAAAAGGTGACCTCCCGGCCGGCGGCACGACTCAGCATCTCAATGCCCCGCTTCAGACTGCCGGGCTTGCCCAGAATCTCTCCATCCAGCACCGCGGCCTGGTCGGAACCGATGACCAGGCAGGGATGGGACTCATGGTGGGCTATTGCCTCGGCCTTGCGGTGACTGAGGCGGTCCACATAGTCCTCGGGTCTTTCACCGCTCAAGAGGGATTCATCCACATCGGCAGGCCGCTGGCTGAAACTTGGGATCAACCGTTGCAGCAATTCGGCTCGGTAAGGCGAGCGGGATGCGAGTATGATGGTGGTGGCTGCAGTCATGCTGTAATCCAAGGTAATGGGTCTTGAGCCCGGGTGAAAAAGTCCGGACAATTCTAGCGCTTAGGGCAAGCAGCGGCCAGGGTGATGAGTGCAGCAAAAACAACAAGTTGCCGCAGCCCTGCTTTTGACAGCTAGGCTTGATTAGCGTAGGATTGAGCGTTTATGTCGGAAAGCCTGATCGAACCGGTGGATCCGGAACAGCTGGCAGCGGCAGGGGAGTCCCTTGTCGGACGTCTGTCGATGGACCAGCTGCCCCGCGTCAAGGCCCTGCTGGGGAGTTCCGGTGAGGCTGCGCGCGCCCTTGAGGCCGAGTGCCATTTCCGCTTCGGGCGGGATGAAATGGCCCGTCTGACCCTGGAGGGGGAAGTCAGCACCCGCATTCCCATGGAATGTCAGCGCTGCCTTGAGCCGGTGTGGCTATCCCTGACCACCTCGTTCTCCCTGGTCATTGTGGACTCGGAGGCGGCAGCAGAGGCCTTGCCGGTGGAAAAGGATCCGCTTTTCCGGGAACGCCGGCTGATCAAGCTGGCCACGGTGGCGGAAGATGAGTTGTTGGTGGTGATGCCCCAAGTGGCGCGTCACCCCGATGTGCAGGAGTGCGGGTCCTTGGCCCGTGATGATCGTCTCTTTGTGGACGAAGCAGTGGATGCCCCCACGGTATCCGATCAAGCGCCCAAACAACGTCCCTTTCAGGTCCTTGCCGGACTGAAGGGGGAGAAGGGAAGGCGCCGTTAGCCGGAATGGCAATAGTGCCGGCCGGCAAGGGTTTTCGAGGGAAATCCAGTGGACGGATTTTCAACTTAAAGCATTCAGTAGCCTGAATTTGGAGCATAACCATGGCCGTTCAAAAACATCGTAAAACACCGTCCAAGCGTGGCATGCGCCGCGCCCATGACAGCCTCAAGAACCCCACTGTCTCCGTGGACCCCACCACGGGGGAAAGCCATCGTCGCCATCATGTGAGCCCGGATGGCTATTATCGGGGGCGCAAGCTGGTTGCCACGCCGGTGGATGAGATCGATCTGGACGAAGACGAGGACTGAGTATCCCCGTCATCTCCCTGGAAGTATGCACCGGCCGCGGCCTGATACCGGGTCCGCGGCCGGCTTTTTCCGGATCGAGCTTTGCGTCGCCCTTTGGGTGGCGGCTGGAGTTTAAGGCATGAGCGGTCGGGTAACACTGGCACTGGACAGCATGGGAGGTGACCACGGCGCAGGCGTTGTGGTGCCGGCCGCGCTGTCCATCCTCAAAAAGCGGGATGATATCGATCTCATCCTGGTGGGAGATGAGCAGCTTTTGGCTGAACATCTTTCGGATGTGGAGCCCGCCATTGGCGACCGTATTCGTGTTCACCATGCCAGCCAAGTGGTGGGCATGGACGAATTGCCGTCCCAAGCCCTCCGGGGCAAGAAAGACTCTTCCATGCGGGTGGCCATCAACCTGGTCAAGCAAGGAGAGGCCCAGGCCTGTGTCAGTGCCGGCAACACCGGCGCGCTGATGGCAACCGCCCGTTTTGTTCTCAAAACCCTGCCGGGGATTGATCGTCCCGCCATCATCTGTCCCATTCCGGCCAAGGGTGGGCACACCCATATGCTGGACTTGGGGGCCAATGCCGACTGTACGGCGGAGCACCTTGTGCAGTTCGCCGTCATGGGGTCTGCACTGGCCAACGCCGTACACGACATGGATTCACCCCGGGTAGGTTTGCTGAATATCGGCGAAGAGGAAATCAAGGGCACGGAAACCGTTCGAGATGCCTCCCAGTTGCTGGGTGAGAGCAGCCTCAACTACATTGGTTATGTGGAAGGCAATGACATCTTCTCCGGCGATGTGGATGTGGTGGTGAGCGATGGTTTTGTTGGTAATGTGTCGCTCAAGACCATGGAAGGGGTGGCAAAGATGATCGGTGCCTATATCCGGGAAGAATTCAGTCGCAATCTGTTTACCAAGCTTTTAGGACTGATCGCCATGCCGGTCTTGAAGGCCTTGCGTCGACGAACAGATCCGCGGCGTTATAATGGGGCCAGTCTGGTGGGGCTCCAGGGCATCGTGATCAAGAGTCATGGTGGTGCCGACGTGGTGGCTTATGAGAATGCCATCCGTATTGCCGCACTGGAAGTGGAGAAGGATGTGCCGGCTCGAATCAGCCGGCTTCTGGCGAATGAAGAAAAAGAGAGGCAGGGCGTCTGATGTATTCACGCATAGCCGGCACGGGCCGTTACCTCCCCGAAAAGGTCCTCACTAACTTTGATCTGGAAAAGATGGTGGAGACCAATGACCAATGGATTCGGGACAGGACGGGTATCGAACGCCGGCATATTGCGGCGGATGACGAAACCACCTGTGATCTTTGTGAGCACGCCTCGCGAAAAGCCATGGAGGCGGCCAGCGTCACCCCCGATGATATCGACATGATTATCGTGGGGACCACAACCCCCGATCAGATTTTTCCCAACGTGGCCTGCCTGCTACAGGAGCGTCTTGGCAATCGCGGGGTTCCCGCGATTGGACTGGAAGCGGCCTGTAGCGGTTTTATTTACGGCATGAGCGTGGCGGACAAGTTCATCCGGACGGGTGCCGCTAAGCGGGTACTGGTGGTGGGGGCGGAAACCCTCTCACGTTTTGTTGACTGGACGGATCGTTCTACCTGTGTGCTGTTCGGTGACGGGGCCGGTGCCGTGGTGCTGGAAGCCAGTGATGAAGCAGGCATTGTCTCCACCCATATCCATGCCGATGGCGGTTACAAGGATCTCCTGTATTTCCCTTCTGGGGTTTCCAAAGGCTTCAATGACCTGAAATCCGGCAAGGATTTCGTTCAGATGAAGGGCAATGAAGTGTTCCGGGTGGCTATCACAACCCTGGGTCGGATTGCCAGGGAGACGCTGGAATCCAACGGCATGACCACTGATGACATTGACTGGCTGATCCCCCATCAAGCCAATCTGCGTATCATCGAAGCCACGGCCAAGAAGCTCAAAATGCCCATGGAGCGGGTCATTCTGACCGTGCAGGATCACGGCAATACCTCGGCGGCCTCCGTTCCCATGGCCTTGGATGTAGCGATTCGGGATGGCCGGGTCAAACGGGGCCAGACTCTCCTGCTGGAAGCTTTCGGGGGCGGTTTCACCTGGGGGTCGGCGCTGATTCGTTACTAACAGCGGCGACCCTTACAAACGTTCCTGTTCTCGCTCCCGGGTAGCCGGGATATCCGTGGGCACGGTTATCTCCAGCTCCGCACCATCCCGCCAGATGGTTAAAGTGGCCGAATCACCGGCTGCCCGGATCGCATCCAGAAAGGCCAGTGGGCTATCCGGCCTGACCTCATCCACCGCCAGAATGAGGTCACCAGGTTGGATCCCCTGGTCGGCCGCAGCCCCTTCCACACGACTCACCAGCATGCCTTCGTCTTCCGGCAGTTCCAGTTCCTGGCGCAATTCGCTGTCAGCCGCGACGACGGTAATGCCGGCGGCCCGTACCACATCCTGTGAGCCTTCCGGAGCTTCGAAATCGAAGTCCAGATCGGCTCGTAGAATCTTGCGCGTGACTTCGA comes from the Natronospira proteinivora genome and includes:
- the lpxK gene encoding tetraacyldisaccharide 4'-kinase, whose protein sequence is MGTGLRPRLEAWLNRRWYGDRRPEWPLRLLARLQGCLVDVNRRRAEGAWQAPVPVVVVGNLTAGGSGKTPLVAWLASQLKARGLRVGIVSRGYGRRRQDLRLLGEDDDWRSGGDEPLLLHHLTASPVAVGRDRVAACQLLLAHHSIDLILSDDGLQHYRLHRDRELLVIDRSRGFGNGRLLPAGPLREPVDRARLVDWTIWSGGVPAGETGLAMTLSVDEAVRLADGSSRPLGAFAPGPVRAVAGIGDPARFFDSLEAYGLKLFRETPGDHGQWQPGEEDYLPVLMTDKDAIKLHGQSQGDWWRVPLKARVSPSEALLDDIQSLISNEETP
- a CDS encoding Trm112 family protein — encoded protein: MDRKTLELLVCPVCKGKLIYQRGDEELICKADRLAFPVRDGIPVMLEEEARSISLEERDALK
- the kdsB gene encoding 3-deoxy-manno-octulosonate cytidylyltransferase; this encodes MSFKVVIPARYSSIRFPGKPLTRIAGEPMVRHVWQRAVDAGAESVIIATDDHSIRTHCEQFGARVCMTSPAASSGTDRVAEVVSQLGWPDEDVVVNLQGDEPLMPVSAIRDVADQLLNEASADIGTLCWPIDTAEELMNPNVVKVVVARSGSALYFSRAPIPWNRDEPVNRHAGDGAAPRAVYRHIGLYSYRAGVLARLANEPPCELEQIEQLEQLRALWIGLRIQVRQAGEMPGPGVDTPEDAERVEQLLNDAEAG
- a CDS encoding low molecular weight protein-tyrosine-phosphatase — translated: MSKRILFVCMGNICRSPTAEAVFRHRLTAHGHALSLVIDSAGTHGYHVGHPPDGRAVEAAARRGVSLEGITARRVEEGDFHRFDLILCADESNLRMLEEMQPPGSPARLQLLLEFADSSEREVPDPYYGGDKGFEKVLDLIESACDGLIHRLASSSR
- the rne gene encoding ribonuclease E; translation: MKRMLINATQPEELRVAMVDGQRLYDLDIEVLSREQKKANVYKGKVTRVEPSLEAAFVDFGAQRHGFLPLKEIARGYFKGETGDNPGRVNIKDAIQEGQEVVVQVDKEERGNKGAALTTFISLAGRFLVLMPNNPRAGGVSRRIEGDDRAEVRKAMSEMNIPEGMGVIVRTAGVGRSTEELQWDLDYLLQVWRAIEQAAEEKKAPFLIYQESNVIIRCIRDYLRTDVGEILVDSPEIYQEAHNFMAQVMPHNLDKLKHYDDDVPLFTRYQIESQIESAFTREVRLPSGGSVVLDHTEALTAIDINSARATKGGDIEETALNTNLEAADEIARQLRIRDMGGLVVIDFIDMGPVKHQKDVEQRLRDALKMDRARVQVSRISRFGLLEMSRQRLQPSLGESSQEICPRCKGEGRIRSVDSLALSILRILEEEAMKENTARVVAQLPVDVGTYLLNEKRERIAEVEQRCKVELVLVPDRQLETPDYTIHRMRHDEVTELSQSSASYQIRFEEQEEIKKPHQRGEIRKVASGETPAVKSIAPDSPAPTPADGEKTKPTAVAAPQGPGLLVRLWQWLFSSGDEQQDKSKRQPRRQRGQRGEPRREDGDKRRSDGSGNRRGRRGRGRRRRGGNREDGGDRQTRPSGNKPGPDKRQNKPQDAQPQKGKSDDADGQVSKTDGKPEQRQDDEQRKSGDGRGGRSTRRGRRGGRRRRGGQRNRDQGQGQGQGQDRDQNRDQNRDQNRDQNRDQNRDQNRDQNRDQNRDQNRDQNRDQNRAAEKPARDQSQAQSRGDSNTAGNGPERHQPAESGPNQGTNAEESRLSAARAARLEETKRAYEAQQKENLKSQERGQPDTQTPSPATGPEQEARPTREQAPENKPKSESVADRTPTADEPPAQRNKPREEKRDSAPATDKQSDDNAGKAESGKGNPDQGQGRPVDSQEKPREPQRPESVNGDNHKNDDDSRD
- a CDS encoding RluA family pseudouridine synthase, with the translated sequence MTDGPRLVEAGEDDAGQRIDNYLRRILKGVPKGLVYRLLRTGQVRVNKRRTKPHYKLVSGDQIRIPPVSGRASRAGKVPERLQHRLQRRILYEDDRLIVLNKPAGVPVHGGSGLHFGLIDGLRQARPDSHYLELVHRLDRETSGCLLIAKRRSTLRRLHAALRENQVKKTYQALVFGHWEAAESVRAPLQRSARDSGENRMYVSETGKASRTDFRPLAHFPGWTLVEARLHTGRTHQVRVHAAHRGHPLAADNRYGHAEADRASQALGLKRLFLHASALSFQHPDREGQVVSVEAPLDDDLASVLAQLKSGQGGE
- a CDS encoding HAD-IA family hydrolase, giving the protein MKLEQLQLVIFDWDGTLMDSTGHIVASIQAAAQDLGLSPPSEAKARSVIGLSLDRALSTAMPGLSPETARAFALAYRERYLAEDRDEGALYPGAGALLDQLDAAGLWSAVATGKGRVGLDRAMREMGVEARFVVTRCADESRSKPHPQMLEDILTFTGLEATQALMVGDTSYDLDMARALNMPAVAVCEGAHEPKRLRESRPMALLDHVGQLADWLGI
- a CDS encoding Maf family protein: MTAATTIILASRSPYRAELLQRLIPSFSQRPADVDESLLSGERPEDYVDRLSHRKAEAIAHHESHPCLVIGSDQAAVLDGEILGKPGSLKRGIEMLSRAAGREVTFYTGLHMLDTVSGQSFNYRDLTRVHFRDFSAETAKRYLQREPALDCAGGFRCEGLGINLFEAIDNQDPTALIGLPLIAVARGLRSLGFDPLQ
- a CDS encoding YceD family protein, with protein sequence MSESLIEPVDPEQLAAAGESLVGRLSMDQLPRVKALLGSSGEAARALEAECHFRFGRDEMARLTLEGEVSTRIPMECQRCLEPVWLSLTTSFSLVIVDSEAAAEALPVEKDPLFRERRLIKLATVAEDELLVVMPQVARHPDVQECGSLARDDRLFVDEAVDAPTVSDQAPKQRPFQVLAGLKGEKGRRR
- the rpmF gene encoding 50S ribosomal protein L32; this translates as MAVQKHRKTPSKRGMRRAHDSLKNPTVSVDPTTGESHRRHHVSPDGYYRGRKLVATPVDEIDLDEDED